In Pseudomonadota bacterium, the DNA window CCAAGGAAGATTTGTCCCATCTGCATGTGAAGGAGGGGGATGAGGTTTTTATCATCAAAACGCCGGACGGTTTGTCCATTACCTCCTATGATCCCGATTTTGAAAAACAGCTGGATAGCGCAGATAAAATTATGAGCAAATATAAAAACGCCTTGCACGAGCTTGCCAAATGACAGAACAAAAAGAGCCGGCATGGATTAAAAAGAAACTGGCCGTTGCCATTCATCACGAACTTTTGGAGCGGCATGGCGGCGCACGCGGGCTGCGTGATGAAAAGCTGCTGGAATCGGCGCTGGCGCGTCCGCAAAATCTGTATGCTTATGCCAAACCTGATCTATGCGATATGGCGGGCGCCTATGCAGCCGGTATTATCCGCAATCATCCCTTTGCTGATGGAAATAAACGCACGGGCTTTGTTGTGGCCGCGGTCTTTCTTGACAGTAACGGGGTGGAACTGACCGCCACGGAAGAAGAAGTTGTTGCGATGACACAAGCCTTTGCCGCAGGCGACGTGGAGGAGAGCGGTTACACGCAATGGCTGAAAGATAAAACCCGCCCGCTTGCGCCGGCAGATACGCCGTTGCCAAAACCGCATCAAGGCAGTGCGAAAAAGAAAGCCTCTCCGCGCCCCCGCAGGAAAAGATAAAATTTCTGGACGTATGGTT includes these proteins:
- a CDS encoding AbrB/MazE/SpoVT family DNA-binding domain-containing protein, with translation MHKTVIRKIGNSDGLILTKEDLSHLHVKEGDEVFIIKTPDGLSITSYDPDFEKQLDSADKIMSKYKNALHELAK
- a CDS encoding type II toxin-antitoxin system death-on-curing family toxin, with translation MTEQKEPAWIKKKLAVAIHHELLERHGGARGLRDEKLLESALARPQNLYAYAKPDLCDMAGAYAAGIIRNHPFADGNKRTGFVVAAVFLDSNGVELTATEEEVVAMTQAFAAGDVEESGYTQWLKDKTRPLAPADTPLPKPHQGSAKKKASPRPRRKR